From the genome of Pseudomonadota bacterium:
CATTTACTGTTTCTTAAATTCCTTCTCCATTGCCTCTTTTGCAGGTTTCACATATATGTCTCTCAATTTTGGTTTCTCAATCTTTCCTGCAGGGTTACGCGGGATAGGGGCATACACCATCTTCTCCGGCCATTTGTATTTTGCAAGACCTTTTTCCTTCACAAAATTGATAATCTCTTCATCTGTAATGGTCTGCCCTTCCTTTGCCTGAATAATGGCCATGACTATCTCTATAAATCTTGGATGTGGATAACCGAGTACTGCCACATCCTGAATCTTAGGATGCTTACGTAACACATCTTCTACCTCAGCAGGGAATATGTTCTCGCCGCCCCTGATGATGAGGTCTTTTGCCCTATCCGCGAAGAAGATAAACCCTTCTTCATCTTTATACGCAAGGTCACCTGTGTGTAACCACCCATCCGTTATCGTTTTGGCGGTCATTTCCGGGTTGTAGGCATATTCTTTCATAAGACGTGGTCCTTTAAGGAGTAATTCACCAACCTTGCCTGGAGGCAACTCTTTTCCTTTATCGTCAACAACCTTTACCTCCATAAACACTGTTGCTATCCCGATAGAACCAGGTTTTCTCATGATATCTTCATCGTAACAATTTGTGGTCCCGCCGCCTCCTCCTTCTGTAATACCATAGATGTTTGCAATGGGCAGATTCGGGAATATCTTCTTCGAATCCTCAAGGAGAATATATGGAACAGGTTGTGCACCGATTTCTATATGCCTGAGTGCTGAAAGGTCGTACTTCTTAAGGTCTACCTGACCAGATTTTATTGCATTAATGACGTCAGACCATGTAGGGACTGTATTCCAGCCACCTGTACATTTTTCATCTGCAATGGACCTTAAATAGAATTCTGGTTGTAATTCCATGGGCATGAGTATCTTGCCTGCGGCTATATAGCTTGGAAATGAGAGAAAGAGCGTGCCGCTGTGATAATACGGGTGTGGTGCGAGGTATACGCTGTTATAACCTTCATTATATGTAAGGGCATTAGCTATCCCTGTATAGAATAATGTCTTGTGGGTATGACAAACAGGTTTTGGCGCCCCTGTAGTGCCCGATGTAAACATGAGTTCTGCCATATCATCATCGTTTGTTTCAACGCAGACCCCCTTCGGGTCACCCTTTTCAACAATCTCCTTATATGACTTCATACCAGAAGGGACATTATCACCAAGACAGATATAATGCTTACAATAATCCATGTCCTTCATAATCGGCTGAACCCTTGGCACAAAACCATCACCAAGTATAAAGGCCTTGCACTTTGTGACATCAGCAGCATATTTGATATCGCTACTTGCAAAACGGAAGTTCAATGGTGTTACAGTTGCACCTGTTTTTAAAACTGCAATGTAACTTGCGTGCCATTCCATGCAATTCATCACGAGATGGACAACGATATCCCCTTTCTTTACCCCGCATTCCTTCTTCAAATAGTTTGCGAGCTTATTTGCCTGGTCATTATACTGTTCCCATGTAAGGCTCCTTCGTATTCCTTTTGAGGGGTAGCTTTCGATAATGAATTCCCTCTTTGGAAACTTGCTTGCATTAAGCCCGGAAAACATTGCAAAATTCATAATACCCTCCTCCTATCTGTATTTTTTTGTATTGCTTTAAGATTTTTAGCATGATAAATTGAACGATGCTCTATTGTCAACATTAAAATTATCAAATAATCTCAGGAGGGTAGTTAACATGGGAGATATATACATACACATAGGTGAAATCCTGGCAAGGAATGCACGGATGTATCCAGATGATGTTGCCCTTATTGAAAGGGTGCCTGTTGAAAAGAAGAGGACAGAGATCAAGTGGAAGCAGTTCGACGAGAAGGCCAACCAATTTGCAAATGTCCTCCTAAAAAAGGGCATAAAAAGGGGTGACAGGGTTGTTCACTTTATGATGAACTCGATCGATTGGCTTGTTGCATACTTTGGCATTATTCGGACAGGTGCGTGTGCTGTACCACTTAATTTTCGGTTCACCGGGGAAGACGTAAAGTACTGCTGTGATGTTGCGGAACCTAAAATTATTATATTTGATGAGGAATTCACCAGCAGAATAGATTCTATAAAGGACAGGCTTCCTACTGTCAAAGACTATATATGTGTGGGGGCAAATATCCCAACTTACGCAGAATCATTTGCAAAGCTCGTTGCAACATCACCTAAGATTCCTCTCGATGTCGAAATAACCTTTGCTGACCCATGTGGTTTGTACTTCACATCAGGGACAACTGGACAGCCAAAACCAATATTATTGACCCATAAGTGCATGGTATCTGCCTGCATTACAGAAAATGCACATCATTACCAGAAAAAGAATGACTGCTTTATTCTGATACCACCGCTTTATCATACAGGAGCCAAGATGCACTGGTTCGGGAGTTTTATCGTTGGGAGCAAGGCAGTAATACTAAAAGGTATTACTCCAGAATGGATCCTTGAGGCAGTTAGTGAGGAAGGGGGTACGATTGTATGGTTACTCGTTCCATGGGCTCAGGATATACTGGTTAAGTTCGACAGTGGTGAACTCAAGCCATCAAATTACAAATTAAGCCAATGGAGACTCATGCATATAGGCGCCCAACCTGTGCCACCGGCACTTGTAAAGCACTGGAAGGAATATTTCCCGAATATGGACTATGATACAAACTACGGTTTGAGTGAATCTACAGGTCCGGGGTGTGTTCACCTCGGCATAGGAAACGAACATAAAATAGGAGCAATAGGGGTGCCAGGTTTCAACTGGGAAACCAAGGTTGTGGATGAAAATGGTAACCCTGTTAAGAGAGGGGAACCAGGAGAACTCTGTGTCCGTGGCGATGGCGTTATGAGAGAATATTACAAGAACCCGGAGGCAACCTCAAAAACCCTAATAAACGGATGGCTCTTTACCGGAGATATGGCAAGACAGGATGAAGATGGTTTTATATGGCTGGTTGATCGCAAGAAGGATATCATTATAACCGGTGGTGAAAATGTTTTTCCTGTAGAGATTGAGGATTTTCTCCATAACAATCCAAAGGTAAACGATGCTGCAGCAATCGGATTACCTGATGAACGTCTGGGTGAAATTGTTGCGGTCATAATTGATGTTGTGCCGGGTAAAACACTTACCGAAGAAGAGGTGCTGAAATTCTGCGAGAAATTACCGAAGTACAAGAGGCCAAGAAAGATCTTCTTTGGTGAAGTACCGCGCAATCCAACGGGAAAGATAGAAAAACCGAAGCTCAGAAAGATATACTCAGGCATGGAACAAGCATTTAAAATATAGCGTTTAGCGTAGAGCGTTGAGCAGAGGGCTTAGAGTTTTAACTCTTTGCTCTTGGCTCCATACTCCTTGCTCTATGCGCTTTACACCCAAATTATGTACCCAACCAAGATAGAAGAGACAATCAATTATATATTCAAGGATAGAGAACTACTGAATCAGGCAATTACACATAGCTCTTGGTTTAATGAAAAAAAGGAAGCAAGGCAGTCACAAAACGAAAAGCTTGAATACCTTGGAGATGCAATTTTAAACAGTATCATCAGCATACTTCTCTATAAAAAATACAAAGACAGACAGGAAGGGTTCTTAAGCAATGCAAGGTCCTGCCTGGTCAAAAGAGAAACCCTCACCGAAATAGCGAAGGATATCAATCTTGGAAAGCATATGTACTATGGCAATGGCGAGAACAATATACCGCTCGATTCAAAGGTTTTATCAAACATGCTTGAGGCCCTGATCGGCGCTATTTATCTGGATGGGGGATTAAAAAAGGTAACCCGCGTTGTCAAGAACCTGTTTTTACAATATTTCAACGAAGAAAGGTTGAACGAAAAAAATCCAAAAAATGTACTACAGGAATATTCCCAAAAAAGGTGGGGGATGCTTCCAAAATATAAATTTACAAGGAAAACAAAGGGTGGCTTTACAGTTTTAGTTTATATAGGCAAAGAGTTTAAGGCAAAGGGAGCGGGCAAGAATAAAAAAGAGGCAGAACAGCAGGCGGCTAAGGAACTGCTGAATACACTTATTGAAGAGGAGCAGGAAAGTAGATGATGTATGAAAGAAGAAAAAGGATGGGGGACAGAAGGAAAAGAAAAGAAGACAGGAGGCTGAGGATAGAATATAGAAACGAGGCAGAGGAGAGGCGAAAAAGGACAGAGAACAGGAGGCAAAGAAAAGAGGATAGGAGGCAGAGGGCTGAAAACCTCCAATGATTATCCCGATCTTCCTTCCCCATCTTGGATGCCATGACAGATGCATATACTGTAATCAGGCATATATAACAGACAGTAAAGATAACAATATTCGTTCCACAATCGAAAGAACGCTCGGTCCACTAAGGGGCAGGTTTGAGGTAGGCTTATATGGAGGGAACATATTTGGTGTAGAACCATCCATCTTAAAGAAATTATTTACGTATTTTGAAGATTATATGGACAACATTCAGGGCTTCAGGATTTCCACAAAACCAGTTCCCTTAAGAAAGGAGACCATAGAAATACTCAAAGAACATAAGGTCAGCACCATTGAGCTTGGAATACCAACATTCAATAATGAAATACTTCACAGGCTCAACAGAAAACACACAGGGGAGGATTTATTCAGGGCCTTTTACATGCTCAAAGATGAAGGGTTTTATGTCGCCCTGCAGGTTATGGTGGGGCTTCCCGATGAGTCATTCGAGGATATCAAAAGGACTGTAGAAAATATAATCCAGTTAAATCCACATTACATAAGGATATACCCGCTCGTTGTTTTAAAAGAAACACCTCTGCAGGAAATGTATGAGGAAGGACTTTTCAACCCGATTTCATTTCAAGATGCAGTTGAAAGGGCGCTTTTCATATATCTCAATTCACTACAACACGGCATAAAGGTTGTTAAAATTGGCCTCACAGATAATGAAATAATAAAGGACAGGGTTATAGCAGGTCATTACCATCCTGCCTTCGGATATGTTGTAAGGTCAGAGGGATTTTATCTGGCAGTAAAAGCAAAGATTGAAGCTGCATCAATAAAGGGGGGTGTTGCTGTATCTTTAAACAACAGAGACATACCACACCTTCTGGGTTACAGACGCTCAAATATCGATAGGTTTAAAGAACAAGACCTCCATGTCACATGGGTGAAAGACGATATAAAGGAAGGGTACTTCTTGATAAAGCAAAGGGATAAGGCAATAGAAGGGAATATCTTTGATGCGCTTTCATGCATAGGCACATGATACATGATCCAGGATGCAGGATGACGATATATGATATAAGAAAAGTGAAGCTCCCCGCCCAGAAGGTGTGAAAAATCAGTGGTGTGGACGGAACACTGTTTCACTCGCTGCTCCACTGCGCGTTTTTACCCCACCCGCAAGCGGGTACCCGAGGCTCGAATCTCACTCAATTCGCAAACTCGGCTTTTAAGCCTCAGACATGCGTACGGTTTCATTGCGAACGGATGTGAGCAACATTGTCCTCCGGAACGCAACCTTCAGCCGGGTACCCATGGAGGTACGACATGGGTGGCCACCAAAAATGCTCGAAGTCGCGATTCGCGAAAAGTTCTTCCGTCCATATTGCAGTTCTTATAGGATTTTTTTCACACCTTTCCAGCCCCTGGGCTCAGGCAGAGATGCATCCGTATCCCGCCACAGGCGGGACCCGCTTGCGGGTGATGGTCGGGAATGGAGTGCGAAGTACAAAGGGAATCTCCTTTAGCCGGTTCGAGAAGAACAGTAATCTAACTATAAAGGTGTTTGCAGAACAGGACACTGGTTTTTACCACGACTCGACCTTGAGTCCACCTGCCCCCTCGTAGACAATTTCTCCCCTTAAGGAGCCCTTCCGCACATATTTAAAAATGCGCTTCTTGTCAACCTTCATAAAACCTGTCAATCTCAGAAAAAATCTCATTCTATCTCGAATGCTGATCCTCTTTGGCACCGTATTGTTCAACTGTATTAACATCTTCTTCAAGGTTTCTTCGTCAATATCCCTGAACACTATATCCTCAACATCCAGAAGGGCAAGGCCTTCATCTTCTAATGCAAAGAGGTTACAACCCTTCATGTCCTTATGTAGAATACCTTTTCTAAAAATCATTTCAAAGAAGCCTGAAAGCTTCTCTATAAACCTCTTTCTCTCATTATATTTCATGCTATCGTATCTTCTATCAAGGTAGCGGTCGAGCTCTTCTCCCCTGCCTCCCAAATCTTCCATGGCAATGTACCCTGCCTTTAAAAGTGAGGGCATTTTAAGATAATATGCCTGTGGTATTATAGATAGATGCATATATGCAAGGGCAACATGGTTTTTCCATGCATTCCTTAACCTTCTACGATTGCAGTATATCTTGCGGATATGGTCACTAAAACGTTCCACCATTACCTTTTTATCCTCTTTCAAATTAGCGACAAAACCACCCTTTGCCTTCTTTTCCATTCCCCTCACGTACAGGTATTCATCTGAATAGACCGTTATTGATGTGTCCTTGAATGCCCTTTTTCTCTTTCTTCTCACCCAGTTTTTTCTGAGCCTTTCTATCTCTTCTTCCAATCTATGCCGAATAGCTTCGTCGCCATAGTTTCTAAAAAATGTATCCTTCTCTGCCCCTGTCATATCACTGTAGACCATGGTAAGGGCATGAGAAAGGTTAGATATCTCGTCCCTTACATTAAAAGACCCTTTTATCCTCATTTTATGGAGGTCAATGAGATAAAGTTTATTATCTAAAACAAGGATATTATCAAGATGGAGGTCGTTATGTCGTATATAATTGGATTTTAAAATTTTAAGCAGGTCAGCGAGACCGGCAAACAGCTTTTCCCTCTCGCCAGTTTTTTCTAATTGCCTTATAAGGCTTTCTCCTTCTATCCATTCCTGTATAACATACGAGCCTCTTCTGCTTGTCCCATAGCCGAAAACATTAGGCGTAAGCATAGAAAGGGCAGAGAGCCTCTCACTCAATGTATACTCCCTTTTACCCCGTGGAATGAATATATTCCTCAATAATCCTTGAAGACCCTTTTCTAAAAAGGATTTTATAAAGATTCTTCCATTTTTATACTTGTAGACAGTATAAGTCCTCCTCTCACCTTCTTTGTGGGAAAACTGCTTCAGGACATCTTTAAGCCCCTCTTCTTTCAGGAACCATTTTATGCGGTCTATTCGTGAGGCTCTCATAGCGCCCCCACAATCTCTGCCACCTTGGGCCCCCATACCTTCAGGGAATATTTCTCTTCTGCAATTGTCCTCGAAACCTCCCCCATATTTTTCCGCAATCTTACATCCCTAAATAGCGCCTCAATTGCCCCTTTCCATCCGTCCGTATCGTTTCTTAGAAAACCGTTAACCCCATCCTTTATCATATCCTTTGCAACGCCTACAGGATGGGTTATGGAAGGAAGCCCTGCTGCCATATACTGAATGAGCTTCAGCCCGCACTTGCCGCGTGACCATATATCGTCCCGCGCAGGCATAATCCCCATATCGAAGCTTAAGAGCGACGACTTTTCCCTGTCTTTTTCCCATTTTTCAAACAATATCCCCTCCCCTTCCATTTCAGAAGGCTTATCGGCAACGAACTTGAAGTTGATACCCCTATTACCGTGAAAAGAAAGAAAAAGCTCTTTCATGTCCGAAAGATATTTTAATGTGGAACTGCTCCCCATCCATCCTACAACAAATGGTTTCTTGTCCTCATGGGACTTGACCGGATACTCGTCAGTGTTTACAACGGTCGGGATATAATGGATGCCTTCGGTTTTAAACTTCTTTGCCTCCTCGAGGAGAAAACGGTTCCCACAAAATACAATATCAGATGCCCTGATCATCCCCTCAAATCTGCTTCGTCTCGTACTACTGCTACCTCTGCTCCCATACATCACAGCATCGTCAAAATCATACACCATCCTTTTTGAAAGCCTTCTGAATAAAGACAGCTTCAAAGGATTGGGAAGAACCCTCTGGATGTATGTAATATCCGACTGTTGAATGCTTTTTAGTAATTCTACGGGGTTTGCCTTTGTCGTAAGAAGCTGGATTTTAAAACCCTGCTTTTCTAAATACGGGAAATATTGTTGTATTCTATACCCTTCCGGATTTTCTTTCGTGAAGATATTGTGGGTATAAAAAAGGATCCTTTTCATATTTTTTGATCCATTGACCAAATGCGGCCTATCTTCTGTCTACTGTCTTTTTAAATTGGAAAACCACCTTTTTAAGCCCCTGCCTCCCCTGATATCAACCGCTTTCAGCTTATTTTCATCGACAACCGGTCCGGTGACAAGTTTTTTGGGGCCCTTGGCCTCTATGAAGTAATCCTCGATGACCAGATAATCCATCTCAGTGGACATAAAACATTTAAGGGCATCTTCAGGGGCTTCTACAATAGGCTCGCCGGCTATATTGAAAGAGGTATTCAACAAAACAGGGACGCCGGTTATCTTATAAAATTCCTCAATAAGGTTATAGAATATACCATTATCTTCTTTTGTCACAGTCTGAACACGGGCAGTTCCATCAACATGGGTAATGGCAGGAATTACCCTCTGTTTATCGCCTTTTACCTCTGCGATGAGAAGCATATACGGGCTTTCACAATCAAGGTCGAAGTAATCAGGGGCATGTTCAAGAAGGACTGATGGGGCAAAGGGGCGAAATGCTTCTCTGTGTTTTACCTTTGCATTCAGAACATCCTTCATTTCAGGCTTTTCAGGGTCACAGAGTATGCTTCTATGCCCGAGGGCGCGAGGACCTATCTCGCTTCCACCCTGAAACCATCCCAGTATCTTTCCCTCAGCAAGAAGTTTCGCACATTTCTTTACTATATCCTTTTCTTTGGTGAACCTGATGTTCGGGGTATTCTTTAAGGTAGCTACGATCTCCTCCTCTCTATAAGACCTCCCCAGATAGGCGTTCTTAAAACTGTATTTTCCCAATTTCTCTTTTGCGATTATGTGGGCACCGTAAAGGGCGCATCCCAGGGCTATGCCTGAGTCACAAGCGGCGGGTTGTATAAATATATTTTCGAATGGGGTATTATCGAGAATCTTTTTGTTAGCCACGCTGTTAAGGCCCACACCCCCTGCATAGCAGAGGTTCTTGCATGGACTTATGCGGTAAAGGTGATTGGCAATCTCAATAAGGCCTTCCTCCGTAGTCTTCTGCACCGCATATGCTATCTCTGTATACACATCATCCGGAAGTTTCTGGCTATCCCTCTTGGGTATGTCGGGAAAGAATAGCCTTTGATAATGATCAATGTGTCTTACGAAATTTTTTTCGCTCCTGGTGAGCGCCAAACCTTCTGTAATTTCAAAGAATTCCCTCTCCATGCCTTTCCCCGGCTTTCCCCCATATGGAGCAA
Proteins encoded in this window:
- a CDS encoding class I adenylate-forming enzyme family protein — encoded protein: MNFAMFSGLNASKFPKREFIIESYPSKGIRRSLTWEQYNDQANKLANYLKKECGVKKGDIVVHLVMNCMEWHASYIAVLKTGATVTPLNFRFASSDIKYAADVTKCKAFILGDGFVPRVQPIMKDMDYCKHYICLGDNVPSGMKSYKEIVEKGDPKGVCVETNDDDMAELMFTSGTTGAPKPVCHTHKTLFYTGIANALTYNEGYNSVYLAPHPYYHSGTLFLSFPSYIAAGKILMPMELQPEFYLRSIADEKCTGGWNTVPTWSDVINAIKSGQVDLKKYDLSALRHIEIGAQPVPYILLEDSKKIFPNLPIANIYGITEGGGGGTTNCYDEDIMRKPGSIGIATVFMEVKVVDDKGKELPPGKVGELLLKGPRLMKEYAYNPEMTAKTITDGWLHTGDLAYKDEEGFIFFADRAKDLIIRGGENIFPAEVEDVLRKHPKIQDVAVLGYPHPRFIEIVMAIIQAKEGQTITDEEIINFVKEKGLAKYKWPEKMVYAPIPRNPAGKIEKPKLRDIYVKPAKEAMEKEFKKQ
- a CDS encoding AMP-binding protein produces the protein MHIGEILARNARMYPDDVALIERVPVEKKRTEIKWKQFDEKANQFANVLLKKGIKRGDRVVHFMMNSIDWLVAYFGIIRTGACAVPLNFRFTGEDVKYCCDVAEPKIIIFDEEFTSRIDSIKDRLPTVKDYICVGANIPTYAESFAKLVATSPKIPLDVEITFADPCGLYFTSGTTGQPKPILLTHKCMVSACITENAHHYQKKNDCFILIPPLYHTGAKMHWFGSFIVGSKAVILKGITPEWILEAVSEEGGTIVWLLVPWAQDILVKFDSGELKPSNYKLSQWRLMHIGAQPVPPALVKHWKEYFPNMDYDTNYGLSESTGPGCVHLGIGNEHKIGAIGVPGFNWETKVVDENGNPVKRGEPGELCVRGDGVMREYYKNPEATSKTLINGWLFTGDMARQDEDGFIWLVDRKKDIIITGGENVFPVEIEDFLHNNPKVNDAAAIGLPDERLGEIVAVIIDVVPGKTLTEEEVLKFCEKLPKYKRPRKIFFGEVPRNPTGKIEKPKLRKIYSGMEQAFKI
- the rnc gene encoding ribonuclease III, coding for MYPTKIEETINYIFKDRELLNQAITHSSWFNEKKEARQSQNEKLEYLGDAILNSIISILLYKKYKDRQEGFLSNARSCLVKRETLTEIAKDINLGKHMYYGNGENNIPLDSKVLSNMLEALIGAIYLDGGLKKVTRVVKNLFLQYFNEERLNEKNPKNVLQEYSQKRWGMLPKYKFTRKTKGGFTVLVYIGKEFKAKGAGKNKKEAEQQAAKELLNTLIEEEQESR
- a CDS encoding radical SAM protein; the encoded protein is MIIPIFLPHLGCHDRCIYCNQAYITDSKDNNIRSTIERTLGPLRGRFEVGLYGGNIFGVEPSILKKLFTYFEDYMDNIQGFRISTKPVPLRKETIEILKEHKVSTIELGIPTFNNEILHRLNRKHTGEDLFRAFYMLKDEGFYVALQVMVGLPDESFEDIKRTVENIIQLNPHYIRIYPLVVLKETPLQEMYEEGLFNPISFQDAVERALFIYLNSLQHGIKVVKIGLTDNEIIKDRVIAGHYHPAFGYVVRSEGFYLAVKAKIEAASIKGGVAVSLNNRDIPHLLGYRRSNIDRFKEQDLHVTWVKDDIKEGYFLIKQRDKAIEGNIFDALSCIGT
- a CDS encoding glycosyltransferase family 4 protein — translated: MKRILFYTHNIFTKENPEGYRIQQYFPYLEKQGFKIQLLTTKANPVELLKSIQQSDITYIQRVLPNPLKLSLFRRLSKRMVYDFDDAVMYGSRGSSSTRRSRFEGMIRASDIVFCGNRFLLEEAKKFKTEGIHYIPTVVNTDEYPVKSHEDKKPFVVGWMGSSSTLKYLSDMKELFLSFHGNRGINFKFVADKPSEMEGEGILFEKWEKDREKSSLLSFDMGIMPARDDIWSRGKCGLKLIQYMAAGLPSITHPVGVAKDMIKDGVNGFLRNDTDGWKGAIEALFRDVRLRKNMGEVSRTIAEEKYSLKVWGPKVAEIVGAL
- a CDS encoding carbamoyl transferase translates to MNILGLHVFGHDTGAALISEGRLFAVGEERLSRVKHAGFFPHLSVKYLLDSAALSNINGVDLIVGVTRYDKEKENKTVEMIRGELGYQGTIHTVSHHDAHAASAFFASPFEEAVVMVVDGLGSKAIDAEAGAKIPFTYRNLGIKEQKDYEEVQSFYRLKGNEIVPIRKDYTVPGYMNGLGLVYMGTSVFLNFGDFGSGKAMGLAPYGGKPGKGMEREFFEITEGLALTRSEKNFVRHIDHYQRLFFPDIPKRDSQKLPDDVYTEIAYAVQKTTEEGLIEIANHLYRISPCKNLCYAGGVGLNSVANKKILDNTPFENIFIQPAACDSGIALGCALYGAHIIAKEKLGKYSFKNAYLGRSYREEEIVATLKNTPNIRFTKEKDIVKKCAKLLAEGKILGWFQGGSEIGPRALGHRSILCDPEKPEMKDVLNAKVKHREAFRPFAPSVLLEHAPDYFDLDCESPYMLLIAEVKGDKQRVIPAITHVDGTARVQTVTKEDNGIFYNLIEEFYKITGVPVLLNTSFNIAGEPIVEAPEDALKCFMSTEMDYLVIEDYFIEAKGPKKLVTGPVVDENKLKAVDIRGGRGLKRWFSNLKRQ